Proteins encoded by one window of Calderihabitans maritimus:
- the lnt gene encoding apolipoprotein N-acyltransferase, which yields MKTAIVTDSATEKTYRRQFWMRSVIGLVLAALSAALFILAFPPYDLWLLIWIGLVPMVVAQHRILPRRISGLATGVGVGGFFWGYFNNMFANSVWYMRWLPLMIGIVAALVGGRDRAFHERTGYRWFVFQGAALWVGIEMIRGFVPVIGTWGFAAYALYEQPWLIQPVSIFGVYGLSLLILLTNYVLAQVTLALFDRCWRLDPGFQPVTPSHARNWLAGVGVVIAAWIGLSLALLDAPAPDVRVAAVQPAIRIHSEEGLQWLYAQTRRAAAQGAKLIVWNEGALPFDPQAEHTEELRVLSAETGAYLVIGYGVRTEQGLRNEVTVLAPGGEFLGVYGKDHPVTYAGETSLTRGSYPVYNTPLGRLGTIICYDLDFTDTARWVARNGAQLIAVPSFDWPAIAARHYSHVVFRAVENRVAMVKADIAFDSAIIDPYGRIIKRAVKPDSEPATLVADVPLGTANAPAIFLGDWVGWLCLAGMIFFIVLDLLTAFWERESS from the coding sequence GACCTATGGCTGCTGATCTGGATCGGGCTTGTGCCGATGGTCGTGGCCCAGCACCGAATCCTGCCCCGCCGCATCTCCGGCCTGGCCACCGGGGTGGGCGTCGGCGGCTTTTTCTGGGGCTACTTTAACAATATGTTCGCCAACAGCGTCTGGTACATGCGCTGGCTGCCGCTAATGATCGGTATCGTTGCCGCACTGGTCGGTGGGCGCGACCGTGCCTTTCACGAGCGCACCGGTTACCGCTGGTTTGTGTTCCAGGGGGCGGCGCTATGGGTGGGTATCGAGATGATCCGGGGCTTCGTGCCGGTGATAGGCACATGGGGCTTTGCTGCCTATGCTCTCTACGAGCAGCCCTGGTTGATTCAACCGGTGAGCATCTTCGGCGTCTACGGTCTCAGCCTGCTTATCCTGCTGACAAACTACGTCCTGGCTCAGGTAACGCTGGCCCTCTTCGACCGGTGCTGGCGGCTTGATCCCGGTTTTCAACCGGTCACCCCCAGTCATGCACGGAACTGGCTGGCCGGCGTGGGGGTTGTCATAGCAGCCTGGATCGGGCTGAGCCTGGCGTTGCTAGACGCCCCGGCGCCGGACGTCCGGGTGGCGGCCGTACAACCCGCTATCCGTATTCACAGCGAAGAGGGTCTGCAATGGCTATACGCCCAGACCCGTCGGGCTGCCGCACAGGGTGCGAAGTTGATTGTCTGGAACGAGGGTGCGTTGCCCTTTGACCCGCAGGCAGAGCATACCGAAGAACTGCGTGTGCTTTCGGCTGAAACTGGAGCTTACCTGGTCATCGGCTACGGAGTGCGAACCGAACAGGGGCTGCGAAACGAGGTGACGGTTCTTGCACCAGGAGGCGAGTTCCTGGGCGTTTACGGCAAGGACCATCCAGTAACCTATGCAGGAGAAACCAGCCTGACCCGCGGCAGTTACCCGGTCTACAACACACCCCTCGGCCGGCTGGGTACCATCATCTGTTACGACCTGGACTTCACCGATACAGCGCGCTGGGTGGCCCGCAACGGGGCGCAACTCATCGCCGTGCCATCCTTTGACTGGCCGGCCATCGCTGCCAGGCACTACAGTCACGTCGTTTTCCGCGCGGTAGAGAACCGTGTTGCGATGGTCAAAGCTGACATTGCCTTTGACTCGGCAATCATTGACCCTTACGGTCGCATCATTAAGCGGGCAGTCAAGCCGGACTCTGAGCCGGCAACGCTGGTGGCTGATGTACCGTTAGGAACAGCAAACGCGCCTGCCATTTTTCTGGGTGATTGGGTCGGGTGGCTATGCCTGGCAGGAATGATTTTCTTTATCGTCCTGGACCTGCTGACCGCTTTTTGGGAAAGAGAAAGCAGTTGA